From Rhodospirillaceae bacterium:
GTTCTACTGTAATATTCATTAAATCCAAGTTACTGGGAACCTCACCATTATCTTGTAGATTATTGATACATTGAGATAAATGATCTCGAAAATTATTGAAAATATTCACTGGCTTTCCATGGAAACGTTAAACAGTTTAGCATACTCGTTCATTGCGTAGCGGTCGGTCATGCCGGCCACATAGTCTCCTACTACTTTAGCAGTTCTCGCCGTCTCAGGCCCGTCAGTCGCCCGCCTCCATTCACATGGCAAACAATCCGGTTCTTCGTTGAAAAACTGAAAAAGTTTGGCAACTATCCGGCGGGCTTTGCTGGACATCCTATTCACCCGAGGATGACGATAAACGTGATTGAACAGAAAATTTTTTAAGACGAGATGATTTGCCTGCATACTTTCTGAAAAAGCCACCAAAGGCACATCCAAACCCCTTACCTCTTGGGCACTCCCCGGTTTTAAGGCATGTGCTCTTTTTCTAGTCTCATCTATCAAATCCGTCACCATGCTATCGATAACCCGACGGACTACTTCATTTGCAGCCCGCCCCGCTTCGATATCAGGATACATTACCATTATTTCCCGAATTATTGGACCAACCAGGGGAATCTCTGATAAATCATTTAACCTTATTAAACCACCTCTTATAGCGTCATCCATATCATGGTTGTTATATGCTATATCATCTGCCAAGGATGCCACTTGGGCCTCAGGGCCAGCATAGGTATTCAATTCAAGATCATAAACTTTGTTAAAGGCGGCAATTTCCCAAAATGGCTTCTCGAGAGGACCATTGTGCTTGACTATACCCTCCAGAGTCTCCCAAGATAGATTGAGGCCGTCAAAATCTCCATATCGTTTTTCCAACTTGGTAACTATACGCAGCGTGTGGGCATTATGATCAAACCCTCCGTACTGGCCCATCGCTCCATTCAGAGCCTCTTCACCGGCGTGTCCAAATGGGGTGTGGCCCAGATCATGAGCCAAACATAACGCCTCCGCCAAATCCTCGTTTAAGCCCAGTTGACGGCTTATAGAGCGAGCAATTTGGGCAACTTCAATGCTATGCGTCAGCCTAGATCTATAATGATCCCCTTCATGATGCACAAAAACCTGTGTTTTATG
This genomic window contains:
- a CDS encoding deoxyguanosinetriphosphate triphosphohydrolase, translated to MSDANLARYGSQAENSRGRLRPEQASQTRTVFQRDRDRVIHSTAFRRLEHKTQVFVHHEGDHYRSRLTHSIEVAQIARSISRQLGLNEDLAEALCLAHDLGHTPFGHAGEEALNGAMGQYGGFDHNAHTLRIVTKLEKRYGDFDGLNLSWETLEGIVKHNGPLEKPFWEIAAFNKVYDLELNTYAGPEAQVASLADDIAYNNHDMDDAIRGGLIRLNDLSEIPLVGPIIREIMVMYPDIEAGRAANEVVRRVIDSMVTDLIDETRKRAHALKPGSAQEVRGLDVPLVAFSESMQANHLVLKNFLFNHVYRHPRVNRMSSKARRIVAKLFQFFNEEPDCLPCEWRRATDGPETARTAKVVGDYVAGMTDRYAMNEYAKLFNVSMESQ